ctacacccctattccctacaaaaaatcatttaaaaattcactcccccactcaccactctccacctcttactcatttcccactaactatattaaaaaaatacccactatcagctaacacccattaaattaataagtcaatttaaatgtcttaaactccgcaccggtcaaaccggtgcgagtattaagggacggagggagtatatagtaATGTGTTTTTGGTCTTACTTATGTGCTTTTggttaaatgtatttttttgtcctatcatgtacttttattttacgatttgtttttttaaatgCCTTTACACATGTATTGTATTCCTACTCCATATTAATTTAATACATGATACGAGAAATATGGAGTATAAATAAAACCGCAAATAAAACAATGTAAATTGTTAAAGATTTAAATGCAAATAAAAGTAACTGATTGTTTTTGTAAAGatttgttaaaatattaatagaatctttgacttttttaatcaataaaaataacTGATTGTTTTTGTAAAGTAACCATGATATGCGTGGTTTGGGGGGAAATTagtcatgtaattttaattattttttattttttggcaaaaaatatcaaaactaCGTAGTTTTAACCCGGTTACGTGTAGAGCTACACACAACCgggtgcacctaataatttGCGCCCAAAAGCTTCACTTAAGCAACTCTCTAAttaaaattagaaattaatttGGTCCTTTGCGAACAACTCAACCTCTAAATTGggaattattttttttcaatgtGTGACCTTCCAGAATTCCATCCCCTCTCATACTCCATGACCCCATTTTTAAGGTTTGTTTTTTTCTAGGTAAAGATTAAAACTTTCTGGAATGaagctcaattttttttttgcccttTTGTTTCGATGGGATGTGCTCTAATTTTTCATGCTTAATTGTTTCTTCTTTGTGAAATTGATGAGTTTTTTCTGGGGGTTTTCAGGGAGCAAGAACAATAAATTATGCCACGATACAAGGATGAACCTCCCACAGTTCGTGTATATACTGTTTGCGACGAATCAAAGTttgtctctttttctttttttttgaagttTCCTTTTTCTTAATTTTAGTTTATAATTTGGTGAACTTTTTCCCTCAATTTTTTTGTCTGGTGTATTAATTCTAGGAATTACCCAATTGCTGAAGGTACTTGATTGTGAGGAATGTAGCAGCACTGGGGTGTGGTGATGAACTGAGACAACTGTTTGCAGCATATGGAGATGTTGAAGAGTATGCTTGTTTTTTCAACTtatcttattttcttttatgttttattgaCTTGCAATTAATGTGAATTGTTTTACTGATTGATGAAATAAGTACTGTATTTAAGTTCCTTGATTAGTTTTATGGGTGTGAAGTTTGATTGACTAGCTTgaattgtactccctccgtccctgaAAGATTATTAGTGGTTGTATGATAGGAATGTATGGTACATTGGTGCTTGAATTCTATGAGACTGTGACAATGGATTTGATGTCTGTTATGAGCGTAGAGCCATTGCCGAGAGTCGAACTCTAACTATTgacttacaagttacaactaaTGTGAATTGTTTTACTGATTGATGAAATAATTCTGGGGCTAATGGGGTCCTTGGTTGATTTTATTGGTATGAAGTGTGATTGACTAGCATGAATTGCACTCCCTCCGCCCCTAAAAGATCACTTGTAGTAGTATAATAGGAATGTATGGTACAAAGGTACTTAAAGTATATGAGACAATGGGTTTGATGTGGCCTTATGGTGTAGTTCCAACGCCGGGAGTCGAATGCTaactatttgattttttttaatctaattTGAAGTGTATGAATTGTATTTGGGGTATCCAAGAGTAAAACACTCAAACATGAGTGCTTTGGATGGGAAAGAGGAATGTGATGTACACCACATATGTGGAAAACACTAGCTTTCTGTATAGGATCAGACATCAGTGAGATAATTAGTTAGTGACTTAAGGAAATTGGATTCTATGGAGTGAGAAGTTGTAGGGCCATATTTGTTAAGTTGTTGTTTTAATTGATTACTATTAAGTCTAGCTTAAGTAAGTAGTTGAAAGAGCAGTTTTCTGGGTATTAAGAGCGGACCTTGGCCTTACGACAATGGTAATTGAGCCTTTTTAAAAGCCTGTTTTGAAGGATTGTACTCATGGCATTGGATTGAGGATGAAGCAATGCGCTTGGGTAGGAAAAAAACCCAGTGTCACAACGGAAAGTACAAACTAGAGCTTGGTGGAATTTACAATGGGTTTGATGTCGGCCTTATGGTGTAGCTCCAATGCCGAGAGTCAAGCGCTAACTATTTGATGTTTTTGATACAATTTGAAGTGTAGGAATTGTATTTAGGTATCCAAGAGTATAACACTCATACATGGGTGCTTTAGATGGGAAAGAGGAATGTGATGTACACAAGATTAGTGGATTGTTGAGAAAATTAGTTAGTGACTTCAGGAAACAGGATTGTAAGAATATGTAGAGACATAGCTTAAGTACGTAGTTGAAAGAGCGTTTTTCTGGGTATTAAGAGTCCATTAGTTGACCTTGGACTTACAACAATGGTAGTTGAGTTTTTTTAAAAGCCGGCTTTGAAGGATTCTACTCATGTTATTGGCATTACTAGTTCCTTAGCATCTACGCAAGAAGAAATAGATTGATGATATAGCAATgtggtttgaactttgaaggcTGTTCTGTTGacatgaacttgtttatgtgcATCTAGATTCTAGATATTACTATATGGTTCCAGATTTTGTTTTCCTTATTCATTTACAACCTACAACCAGTGTACAACCTGGAACTTGATTGGAGCTATTCTGTATGGATTTCGATTATGTTTGAGTATGTAGTATCCATGTAACCAACCCTTTTGAGTGGATAAAAGTCTGGTCTCTTGATTCAGTCATCTATTGACATATTACCTGATTCTACTTTTCTGCAATGTAGGTGTAAACCTATGGATGCAGAAGACTGCGAGGCATTTACCGATGTGTACTGGATCAAATTTCACATGATCAGCAACGCGAGGTGATTAAAGCTTGCTTGTCATTGTGTTCATAGTTTCAGGGTTATATTAGCAATTTGGGTGGGCAACATTTGCTGGTGCTTGATAGCATAAAAGGAAAATTGAATAACAATTGCTTGCATGAAGATACTAGATGAGTCTGTCATGGTTTATTGCTACATTGTTTAGGTTTGCAAAAAGAAAACTAGACGAGTCTGTTTTCCTTGGGAATCGGCTGCAGGTGTCGTATGCTACTGAGTATGAGACTCTGTCTGACACAAAAGAGAAGTTAGAAGGCAGGAGAAAGGAGGTTCTAGGACGATTGAACTCATTGAAGTGTAAGTAAGCTACCTTTTTCAGTGTTACATAATCATGCTCCATAACTGCTAAGCACCCTGAAATCTTCTGTTTTGCTTAAATTACAAAAGGAAAATTAAGAGTACTTTGTCATTAATTGCTTATTGGTGTCTATTAATCAAGCTATGAACAATTTTTCTAAAGGAAATCAatatcttttttgttttttttggttttttaaggtgtttaaatataataaaaattaagtaaggtgttaaattacaaaaaccggttcttttaaggtgttaaatgacaaaaaaaaaatgttttataaaatacTGCTGAAATCTATAATGTGTGGTGTAATCGCAGCTGGAAGATACAGAGGTGACGAAATGAAGAGTAAAGGTGTTGAAACTCATCCCTTGTCACACGGAGCTGGAGTTTCATCACAAGTTTCTCAGCAATTGGACTTAAAACAAGGATGGTATATTGTTCTACTTGATTGCGGTTTTCCCAATTTGGTAATTTTGGAGAGGTCATTGGGAGTTTATGTCAGTGACTTTTTATGCAGGTACGCCAAAGAAATGAATCAATATTCTGAAGTAAAACACTCATCAATCACCAGGGTGTCCTCTGACCAGGTAATCTGTTTATTGCTTCAAATATGCTTttatgtaaaatgacatttttattgaaattgaacaaaCGATACACGAACAATTGGTATTTTCTACCTTTTTGTACATTCTGTTCTAGTGTCTGCATCATACCTCACACTCACACCAAACTGCTGATCTATTGGAAGTGATGATTGATAAACCTGTTTTCAGTTTGCGATTATGACTATTAACAAACTTTTTGACCCCTGCAACTTATTTGTGttctatagtgtttgcattataCCTCACACCAAGTCTTTAATAACTATTGAAGTGATGATTGATAAACCTGTTTTCAGTTTGCGATTATGACTATCAACAAACTATTTTGACCCCTGGAACTTCTTTGTGTTCTACAGTGTCTGCAGTATACCTCACACCAAGTCTTTAATAACCTTACATCTATACATCTTAGGGCgtgttctcttcaacttatccgacctgaacttatctgaaatgaacttatttgaacttatctgaacttattggaacttattgaaacttatctttTGTTGCAACAACTTCCCGAGCCAACATTTTTTTGATCTTTCAAATCTTTAAACACGAAGCTGATGTTGATCTTTTCCGGTTCATTTATTGTAGTAGTATTACTGTTTTAGAAATCATCAAGATGATATCTcctgttttcttttttaatgtCTAACCTCAGATGCATATTTTGTATTACTGTCAGGATTATTTCCCATCTCAGTCAAtgaatgaaacagttaaaaggGTAAGAGAGAAGCTTGATAAGGTGAGTATTCTGTAATTCTGCAATTCTAGTTCTTGCAAGATTACCCTTGCGATTTGGTTCTCGAATCTTATTACACCCTCGTTTCAGATTGAATCGTCAAGTTCTTCAAATACGCAATCTGGCTCAGCTTCGAAGAAAATCCGAGTAGATAATAGAAGAAGGATATGATCATATAACTGCCTTCTTTAAATTAGACACAATACTCCGCAAATGCTAAATCAAAAGTagaatttcacttcttccaaAGAAATCAAATTGGCTAACTTTTTACCGAGTGATTCGATTTCTACATGTAATGAGTCATTTTCGACATGTATATTTGATCTTGAATCCTGGTTCATTTGCTGATAGATATTAACCCAAATCCTTTTTCTTTGATGTCCAAAGTCCAAACAGCTATTATCTTTGCAACATACACAAACCACCACCATCATGATAAATGTGTTATGCGTTAATGTGTTGGGTGGAAAGTGAATTTCATAAATGTGTTATGTGTACAATTTTGGCAACACatataatttgtttgatttttatttcatttttattttcttttacggGTAAGAGCAACATCATTAATAAtcagtcatacgacatctacgtTGATAAAATAGATTTGTCATATACGAATTATGTAGTTATgtagagaaaaaaaaataactatTACCGTCAAAACAATTACGGAGTATTACTTTGCCTCTGAAAAGGCAGCTTGTATTCCAACGCTTCTAAAATTTGTTTGATTATTGGGGACCTTGGAAGAAAAATGGGGAAAATGGGATCATTTCCTTTAAACTGTACATAAATCATTTTCCAAACATCGTAGATACAGGTAAGTAACTTGATGGTCATGTCCAGTATCATTGTTAGTTCAAGAGATGGCGAGTGGGTCGGGTGACTCGGGTCTGACTTAACCCATCCTCACACAGTCCTTAGTGGGTCATATGAGTCGGACCCACTTATGACCCATGACATCCTGTCTAAcccgttttttttttatgtattgtGGGTTTAGTTTTTTCTTAAAAACAACCTATTTCAATCCATCTCATCGGAGTCGACACAACATATCACAGAACACTTGAGCCACCCAAACCGACGCACGAACCCAACCCACCAAATCCATCTTAGTTTAAACTATTtgtatatttaaaatgctaataaattttaattttattgtttaaatataCCTTAACCATATTTAAGTGAGTACGTGAATgacataaaaattaattaatttaagttcatATAAAATTTTTAACGCTTAAGTTATCGTCCAAATCCATTTGAGTATTTGACCCACATCAGCTCTTAAAGCTCGTCTAAACCCACAAAATCCACTTAACCCACCTGACCCATCAGAGTCACACCAAGCCTCAAAACTTGTTGTAACCCACCAAACTAATCGGATCCATCGTTGCCAGGATCTGAACCGGATCCTctaggatccagatccagacccgttttttaggcaaggatccagatcctacccggatccgctgggtaattaaattgaggatccagatccagatccgACGGATCCTACGGATCcgggtccaaaacggatccaaaacggatcctaacttattttttcatcaaacgaaactaattttcattttaaccttaaaacatagTTTAATAAAACTTTAATAACAAAGCTATTTTTCCATACAagcatttactaaaataaaatttaacaaatccaacataaataatacTAAAAGTTCAAAAACTTCAATAATACTACAAGTCTTAAGTctttacttttatatttttatatattttttttatacaaacgggtaaacggatctggatccgggtaatgacttaggacccgatccagatccgtttttaaaaccaaggatccatatcctacccggatccgtcgggtccaaaaattgaggatccagatccgttgaAAATGGATCTGGATCCACGGATCCGGGTCGGGTCCATTACCCACTGCCATCCCTACCCATCATGTACTGTGTCCATATTTTCCGACACAACCCACAACTCGATTCACCATGAGTTCAACTGAAGCGGGCCGTATGAATTATCACCGATACACCAAACCCACCCAAGACCAATCCAACCTACCACGTTGGCCATCTCTACTTAGTTCGTATGATTTGAATAGTGAAGCCAAACAACAAGTAACAAACAACACTATATAGTACATCATTTCAATCAATACGAGAAACATTCTACAATGCAATGTCCATTCAAGGATCACAATATTGAAAAATATCTCCCTTACAAATGTGTATAAACTTATGAATCTACTATCAATGAATTACTCCCTACATCTCGGAATACTCAcaacgttttgactggacacgtttgccaatgcacaactttgaccatcaatatatttaactactccgtacatattataaaaacttataaaatatagtaatattttgaaaatatatattaagatgaagccaacaatatattatatatttttcataTACTTGAAATAAAATAGAGGAAAAATGAAtgatgtgaatagtgcaaaaagtcaaaccgtttcAAATATTCTGAGAACGGGAGTAAATTTTACCGGTACAAAAAAAACATACTCCGTACATTGACCTGTAACTTCAGCCCGACCCGATATTCAATTTTATATTGAAAATTCAAAAAGACACATTTTCAAAGAAATCCAAAAAAGACAAATAAAATCCAAAGACGTCCgaattctctctctttctccctCAACAAAAGACGCGCTCCGCTTCCCCCCTTCACCtcctcccttcttcttcttcttccattCTGTCCTCCCGTCttgtcttcttcttcttctctctctctctcctcacaaaAATACAAAA
This Spinacia oleracea cultivar Varoflay chromosome 6, BTI_SOV_V1, whole genome shotgun sequence DNA region includes the following protein-coding sequences:
- the LOC110799716 gene encoding uncharacterized protein, coding for MPRYKDEPPTVRVYTVCDESKYLIVRNVAALGCGDELRQLFAAYGDVEECKPMDAEDCEAFTDVYWIKFHMISNARFAKRKLDESVFLGNRLQVSYATEYETLSDTKEKLEGRRKEVLGRLNSLKSGRYRGDEMKSKGVETHPLSHGAGVSSQVSQQLDLKQGWYAKEMNQYSEVKHSSITRVSSDQDYFPSQSMNETVKRVREKLDKIESSSSSNTQSGSASKKIRVDNRRRI